Proteins found in one Macrobrachium nipponense isolate FS-2020 chromosome 4, ASM1510439v2, whole genome shotgun sequence genomic segment:
- the LOC135211223 gene encoding neuronal acetylcholine receptor subunit alpha-6-like isoform X1: MPINLQGLLTTMLLIYQFVTSFCLLMAGTNGFNEYEQLLRHELLAQYDKLSLPAASTMVEFRLTIKHFEMIEESHSLMVDAWMVNEWKDPRLSWDPMSYGGIRKIMIPHNLVWKPDIDVYNSATPEKDMTYGNTLVIVYDVGKVLFVPPIKLHFTCVMDLTHWPHDKHNCTTILGSWVHDGYTIDLQVKDEKPEIDMPVRTTESGQNLTRGYWNLLDSKIIRDYRFYNCCVEPYITIRMSMYVERNAPAYAWIVKGPALGMSLLTLVLFMLPPAAGEKMTFGVLCLLLHVVFIAYSSYIINITPSHLPLIIEMICKQAMLVIASLVFGALSLRLARDPHTSGLSSFVKAPLVFLSSFLCLQNYKNLVGFTVWEVSRVHHQTYSRSLKSDEFELRENGNGHVYSGEISVSPGLDWLLLAAVIDRLCLIVFIVISIINFVFYKSVLL, translated from the exons ATGCCAATTAACCTCCAGGGACTCCTAACGACCATGTTGCTCATTTACCAATTCGTCACATCTTTCTGCTTGCTCATGGCCGGCACAA ATGGCTTCAACGAATACGAACAGTTGTTACGTCACGAACTCCTGGCGCAGTACGACAAATTATCGCTGCCTGCTGCGTCCACAATGGTCGAGTTTAGACTCACGATCAAGCACTTCGAAATG attgaagaaaGTCACTCTCTAATGGTCGATGCCTGGATGGTGAAT gAATGGAAGGATCCTAGACTGTCGTGGGATCCCATGAGCTATGGTGGGATAAGGAAGATTATGATTCCTCACAATCTTGTTTGGAAGCCTGATATTGATGTGTATAACAG CGCAACGCCAGAGAAAGACATGACCTATGGCAACACACTGGTCATCGTCTACGACGTGGGAAAAGTCCTGTTTGTTCCACCCATTAAACTTCACTTTACCTGCGTTATGGATCTCACCCATTGGCCGCACGATAAGCACAACTGCACGACCATCCTGGGCTCCTGGGTGCACGACGGCTACACCATTGACCTTCAAGTCAAGGATGAAAAGCCTGAG atCGACATGCCGGTGCGAACCACGGAAAGCGGACAGAATCTGACGAGGGGGTACTGGAATCTCCTAGACTCCAAAATCATTCGTGACTACCGGTTCTACAATTGCTGCGTGGAGCCGTACATTACCATACGCATGAGCATGTACGTCGAAAGGAACGCTCCGGCCTACGCTTGGATAGTCAAAGGACCAGCTCTGG GCATGAGCCTCCTGACGCTGGTCCTGTTCATGCTGCCTCCTGCGGCGGGAGAGAAGATGACCTTCGGTGTTCTGTGTCTGCTGTTACACGTCGTCTTCATCGCCTACTCATCCTACATCATCAACATCACGCCGTCACATCTTCCGCTCATCA TCGAGATGATATGCAAACAAGCCATGCTGGTCATCGCGAGCCTGGTTTTCGGGGCTCTGTCCCTACGGCTGGCCCGAGATCCTCACACGTCGGGGCTTTCGTCCTTCGTCAAGGCGCCCTTGGTCTTCCTCTCCAGCTTTCTCTGCCTCCAGAACTACAAGAATCTCGTAGGTTTCACGGTTTGGGAG GTGTCCAGAGTCCACCACCAGACGTACAGCCGATCCCTCAAGTCCGACGAGTTCGAACTTCGGGAGAACGGAAACGGACACGTCTATTCCGGGGAGATCAGCGTCAGTCCGGGACTAGACTGGCTCCTCCTTGCCGCTGTGATAGACCGCCTCTGTCTCATCGTGTTCATTGTGATTTCAATTATCAATTTCGTCTTTTACAAAAGCGTTCTTTTGTAA
- the LOC135211223 gene encoding neuronal acetylcholine receptor subunit alpha-6-like isoform X2, translating to MPINLQGLLTTMLLIYQFVTSFCLLMAGTNGFNEYEQLLRHELLAQYDKLSLPAASTMVEFRLTIKHFEMIEESHSLMVDAWMVNEWKDPRLSWDPMSYGGIRKIMIPHNLVWKPDIDVYNSATPEKDMTYGNTLVIVYDVGKVLFVPPIKLHFTCVMDLTHWPHDKHNCTTILGSWVHDGYTIDLQVKDEKPEIDMPVRTTESGQNLTRGYWNLLDSKIIRDYRFYNCCVEPYITIRMSMYVERNAPAYAWIVKGPALGMSLLTLVLFMLPPAAGEKMTFGVLCLLLHVVFIAYSSYIINITPSHLPLIIEMICKQAMLVIASLVFGALSLRLARDPHTSGLSSFVKAPLVFLSSFLCLQNYKNLVSRVHHQTYSRSLKSDEFELRENGNGHVYSGEISVSPGLDWLLLAAVIDRLCLIVFIVISIINFVFYKSVLL from the exons ATGCCAATTAACCTCCAGGGACTCCTAACGACCATGTTGCTCATTTACCAATTCGTCACATCTTTCTGCTTGCTCATGGCCGGCACAA ATGGCTTCAACGAATACGAACAGTTGTTACGTCACGAACTCCTGGCGCAGTACGACAAATTATCGCTGCCTGCTGCGTCCACAATGGTCGAGTTTAGACTCACGATCAAGCACTTCGAAATG attgaagaaaGTCACTCTCTAATGGTCGATGCCTGGATGGTGAAT gAATGGAAGGATCCTAGACTGTCGTGGGATCCCATGAGCTATGGTGGGATAAGGAAGATTATGATTCCTCACAATCTTGTTTGGAAGCCTGATATTGATGTGTATAACAG CGCAACGCCAGAGAAAGACATGACCTATGGCAACACACTGGTCATCGTCTACGACGTGGGAAAAGTCCTGTTTGTTCCACCCATTAAACTTCACTTTACCTGCGTTATGGATCTCACCCATTGGCCGCACGATAAGCACAACTGCACGACCATCCTGGGCTCCTGGGTGCACGACGGCTACACCATTGACCTTCAAGTCAAGGATGAAAAGCCTGAG atCGACATGCCGGTGCGAACCACGGAAAGCGGACAGAATCTGACGAGGGGGTACTGGAATCTCCTAGACTCCAAAATCATTCGTGACTACCGGTTCTACAATTGCTGCGTGGAGCCGTACATTACCATACGCATGAGCATGTACGTCGAAAGGAACGCTCCGGCCTACGCTTGGATAGTCAAAGGACCAGCTCTGG GCATGAGCCTCCTGACGCTGGTCCTGTTCATGCTGCCTCCTGCGGCGGGAGAGAAGATGACCTTCGGTGTTCTGTGTCTGCTGTTACACGTCGTCTTCATCGCCTACTCATCCTACATCATCAACATCACGCCGTCACATCTTCCGCTCATCA TCGAGATGATATGCAAACAAGCCATGCTGGTCATCGCGAGCCTGGTTTTCGGGGCTCTGTCCCTACGGCTGGCCCGAGATCCTCACACGTCGGGGCTTTCGTCCTTCGTCAAGGCGCCCTTGGTCTTCCTCTCCAGCTTTCTCTGCCTCCAGAACTACAAGAATCTC GTGTCCAGAGTCCACCACCAGACGTACAGCCGATCCCTCAAGTCCGACGAGTTCGAACTTCGGGAGAACGGAAACGGACACGTCTATTCCGGGGAGATCAGCGTCAGTCCGGGACTAGACTGGCTCCTCCTTGCCGCTGTGATAGACCGCCTCTGTCTCATCGTGTTCATTGTGATTTCAATTATCAATTTCGTCTTTTACAAAAGCGTTCTTTTGTAA